Proteins from a genomic interval of Paenibacillus sp. FSL R5-0623:
- the glpX gene encoding class II fructose-bisphosphatase, whose protein sequence is MERELALEIVRVTELAALASAPWMGRGDKNSADEAATLAMRAMFDSVSIRGTVVIGEGEMDEAPMLYIGEEVGNAEGPEVDVAVDPLEGTEIVAKGLNNALSVIAVAGKGNLLHAPDMYMEKLAVGPALVGKVSIEDPVEVTLEKAAAALNKNISDLTVMILDRVRHESTIKTLRKVGVRIKFLSDGDVAGAMAPAFPEAGIDLYVGSGGAPEGVLAAAALSCLGGEIQGRLMPANADEFQRCLQMGIDNPYKVLTMQDMIGTEDVIFAATGVTPGEILGGVRYLADDRAETDSIVMRAKTKTIRFIRSQHFLPNKEVLHKVRQLQSTPEPSDRIPSHAKTKEQAEFSQSSVDLGVTTTL, encoded by the coding sequence ATGGAACGCGAACTGGCGTTGGAAATTGTCAGAGTAACAGAATTGGCTGCGTTAGCTTCAGCACCCTGGATGGGACGAGGCGACAAGAACAGTGCAGATGAAGCGGCTACTTTGGCCATGCGCGCCATGTTCGATTCCGTGTCCATTCGCGGCACGGTGGTAATCGGTGAAGGAGAAATGGATGAAGCACCCATGTTGTACATCGGCGAGGAAGTGGGCAACGCTGAGGGCCCTGAGGTTGACGTGGCTGTAGACCCGCTCGAAGGTACAGAAATCGTGGCCAAAGGACTGAACAACGCTCTATCGGTTATTGCAGTGGCGGGAAAAGGTAACCTGCTCCACGCACCGGACATGTACATGGAGAAACTGGCGGTAGGGCCTGCGCTTGTAGGCAAGGTCAGCATTGAAGACCCGGTTGAAGTCACACTGGAGAAAGCCGCTGCCGCATTAAACAAAAACATCTCGGACCTCACTGTGATGATTCTGGATCGTGTACGACATGAAAGCACAATCAAGACGCTACGCAAGGTTGGCGTGAGAATTAAGTTCCTCAGTGACGGTGATGTTGCGGGTGCAATGGCACCTGCCTTCCCCGAGGCGGGCATTGATCTGTATGTCGGATCTGGAGGAGCGCCAGAAGGTGTGCTGGCTGCCGCAGCACTATCTTGTCTTGGGGGTGAGATTCAAGGTCGTCTGATGCCTGCCAACGCAGACGAATTCCAGCGCTGCTTGCAGATGGGAATTGACAATCCTTACAAAGTGTTAACGATGCAGGATATGATCGGCACGGAGGACGTCATTTTTGCCGCAACAGGTGTGACGCCAGGTGAGATCTTGGGAGGGGTCCGGTATCTTGCGGATGATCGTGCCGAGACGGATTCGATTGTTATGCGTGCCAAAACCAAAACAATTCGGTTTATTCGTTCCCAACACTTCCTGCCGAACAAAGAAGTACTGCACAAAGTAAGACAGCTGCAATCCACGCCAGAACCCTCGGATCGCATTCCGAGTCATGCGAAAACAAAGGAGCAGGCTGAGTTCAGCCAATCCTCCGTTGATCTTGGCGTTACAACGACGTTGTGA
- a CDS encoding GNAT family N-acetyltransferase, which produces MKIRIGICTIEQVCELQEISYETFNETFKAQNSPENMKAYLEKAFNREQLETELSISDSQFLFIYVNNQVAGYMKVNINDAQSEKMGEEESLEIERVYIKKEFQKHGLGKVLLHKAIEMAAEHHKTNIWLGVWEKNENAIAFYEKMGFVQTGAHAFVMGDEEQIDLIMTKTIL; this is translated from the coding sequence ATGAAGATTCGTATAGGGATATGTACCATCGAACAGGTGTGTGAACTACAGGAGATTAGTTATGAGACGTTTAATGAAACGTTTAAAGCGCAAAATTCACCCGAAAATATGAAAGCTTATCTGGAAAAGGCGTTTAATCGGGAGCAATTGGAAACGGAACTGTCCATTTCGGATTCACAATTTCTTTTTATTTATGTCAACAATCAAGTTGCTGGTTATATGAAGGTGAATATCAACGATGCTCAATCTGAGAAGATGGGGGAGGAGGAATCCCTTGAGATCGAGCGGGTATACATCAAAAAAGAGTTCCAAAAACATGGGCTTGGTAAGGTGTTGCTCCATAAAGCTATAGAGATGGCAGCTGAACATCACAAGACGAATATTTGGTTAGGCGTGTGGGAGAAAAATGAAAATGCCATCGCATTTTATGAAAAGATGGGGTTTGTTCAGACTGGAGCCCATGCCTTTGTTATGGGAGATGAGGAACAGATTGATTTGATAATGACCAAAACGATACTATAA
- a CDS encoding LacI family DNA-binding transcriptional regulator — translation MASRKEVADLAGVSEATVSRVLNGVGPIKEETRRKVLEASEQLGYVPSALARSFARSKSGNLGVVLPYVPKAHLFSAYFFSEMLSGIGSKARDNGMDLLVMFRTPGEVMNYTDLFRRQKVDACIILGARDDPEELAAMQQLHQEGHPFCVMNQHFEGQSFTEVDADHVEGSRLAIRHLTDQGYRKIAFLNGPDSYSNSQERMEGVCLGLQEAGMELDPSLLLEGNYSRRSGTEAAAIVADRLHEIDAVFAANDRMAIGVMHGLRERGIGPADFPAFVGYDDSDAAEMAVPPLSSVRVPFFEMGELAVSKLMHGSVGDTHKANNSVVAVTESARALLPTELIIRASSIRQ, via the coding sequence ATGGCATCTCGTAAAGAAGTGGCTGATCTTGCGGGTGTTTCCGAGGCGACGGTCTCCCGGGTGCTGAATGGGGTAGGTCCTATTAAAGAAGAGACACGCCGCAAGGTTCTTGAAGCTTCCGAACAGCTAGGCTATGTGCCCAGCGCTCTTGCTCGCAGTTTTGCCAGAAGTAAAAGCGGGAATCTTGGCGTGGTATTACCTTATGTTCCGAAGGCGCATCTGTTCTCGGCGTATTTTTTCTCGGAAATGCTGAGTGGGATCGGGAGCAAAGCGAGAGATAATGGCATGGACCTGTTGGTTATGTTCCGGACACCGGGAGAAGTGATGAATTATACAGATCTGTTCCGGCGTCAGAAAGTGGACGCCTGCATTATCCTTGGTGCCAGAGATGATCCTGAAGAACTGGCTGCCATGCAGCAGCTTCATCAGGAAGGACACCCATTCTGTGTCATGAATCAGCACTTTGAGGGCCAATCGTTCACGGAAGTGGATGCGGATCATGTGGAAGGAAGCAGGCTTGCCATACGTCATCTTACGGATCAGGGGTATCGCAAAATCGCTTTTCTCAATGGTCCGGACAGCTATTCCAACAGCCAGGAGCGAATGGAAGGTGTCTGTCTTGGCCTGCAAGAAGCAGGTATGGAGCTGGACCCGAGTCTATTGCTTGAGGGGAATTATAGTAGACGAAGCGGCACTGAGGCGGCAGCGATTGTAGCAGATCGCCTACATGAGATTGATGCTGTATTTGCGGCCAATGACCGGATGGCAATTGGGGTCATGCATGGTTTGCGTGAGCGGGGAATAGGACCTGCGGATTTTCCGGCATTTGTGGGTTATGACGACTCCGATGCCGCCGAGATGGCGGTTCCGCCGCTGAGCAGCGTCAGGGTTCCATTTTTCGAGATGGGTGAACTTGCAGTATCGAAGCTTATGCATGGGTCTGTGGGTGACACACATAAAGCGAATAACTCTGTTGTAGCGGTAACCGAATCAGCGAGAGCGTTGTTGCCTACCGAACTGATCATCCGTGCTTCTTCTATCCGTCAATAG
- a CDS encoding YitT family protein — protein MKYVLFVAGILILTLGISLTIQSELGTSPFDALLVGLSQHVGLSVGSWEVILAFLLIGCNSLLKQQKPEFLGLVTAFITGVGIDIWLYVSDFLITPEVWYTKLITFVIGLVIISIGTAIYLQTNFAPIPIDRLTLILHELTRTPLFISRTLIYFVFLMLAFLLGGPIGLGTLITVCCAGVLLQFIMGHTKRIIDRILTDMDIVTY, from the coding sequence TTGAAATATGTTCTTTTTGTCGCAGGTATTCTAATCTTAACGCTTGGTATTTCCCTCACCATTCAATCTGAACTGGGTACTTCACCGTTTGACGCACTGCTGGTAGGGTTGTCACAACATGTAGGCCTAAGTGTAGGGAGCTGGGAAGTCATCCTTGCTTTCCTGTTAATCGGATGTAATTCGCTGTTGAAGCAGCAAAAACCCGAGTTTCTGGGACTCGTCACCGCATTCATTACTGGTGTGGGGATTGATATATGGCTTTATGTATCTGATTTCTTGATTACGCCCGAAGTTTGGTACACCAAATTGATAACTTTTGTCATTGGTTTAGTGATCATCAGTATCGGCACAGCAATCTATTTACAGACTAATTTCGCACCCATTCCGATTGACCGCTTAACATTAATCCTGCATGAACTCACCCGAACTCCTTTATTTATATCGAGAACATTGATTTATTTTGTATTTTTAATGCTCGCATTCCTGCTTGGTGGGCCAATCGGGCTTGGAACGTTGATAACCGTATGTTGTGCAGGTGTACTTCTTCAGTTCATCATGGGCCATACAAAAAGGATAATAGATCGCATATTAACAGACATGGATATCGTCACATACTAA